The Cloeon dipterum chromosome 3, ieCloDipt1.1, whole genome shotgun sequence genome includes a region encoding these proteins:
- the LOC135939832 gene encoding endoribonuclease ZC3H12A-like isoform X1: MDAPGDEDDAAATATQRRLVSVRRRHLSLLNPDRVRALFGVTLRNVDEWVDNERAWFAVSSDSAAPVTHDLEACVQRYIDSSCTEAGGTEEDSSYDSDCESAPNAVPHRCHDDVSRTVSDTLGAEFAEYVSSPPPGYTQKVEFGLKLGYTERQVQVALAKIGDNPSQNELLAELIKLGAAKSASDFSPTSDVAPCFGVDSFADCENGDSEEVLAVNQLRHIVIDGSNVAMSHGNKEAFSCRGIKLCVEWFQARGHQRITVFVPRWRKEASRPERPIKDQEILNELEQERIVVFTPSRHVNGKRVTCYDDRYILRLAHDTDGVVVSNDNYRDLLSQSPEFRKVVEERILMYSFVNDKFMPPDDPLGRSGPTLDKFLRVTSVKADPPRPCPYGKKCTYGNKCKYAHPERGPLPLKSISERLAENAQRQLQARASRDASPGDQSKSKSLSLPPGEQPRKTPLSRTRSSVPNSCNNERQGVSKSKSVENVAYNFRVPPPHSQYIPPPQQQQQQQQMWTQVSHVSQDWHMMAAPSGHLPLGKQLSDPPVNPEHEQTEPVNLHRKLQRQLTLNPAFDARLLHLQHGSYGAPAEHRPIGRCTSSATDYRMPHWGEPTHQLGGPEVALHQSVTRIASAPEPLPPCWPPAPTQQRHVPLTHISASSEPNLMVPPQWTHMDAEVRSRINYHLSSLFPAEQVQAAMNMLPEETNPQKICALILTMFHKP; this comes from the exons ATGGACGCGCCCGGCGACGAAGACGacgcggcggcgacggcgacgcAGCGGCGCCTTGTCAGCGTGCGACGGCGCCACCTGTCGCTGCTCAATCCGGACAGGGTGCGCGCCCTCTTCGGGGTCACTCTGCGCAATGTCGACGAGTGGGTGGACAACGAGCGCGCCTGGTTTGCCGTGAGCAGCGACTCCGCCGCCCCCGTGACCCACGACCTCGAGGCCTGTGTCCAG CGTTATATCGACTCATCATGCACAGAGGCTGGTGGCACTGAAGAAGACTCGAGCTACGACTCTGACTGCGAATCGGCGCCGAATGCGGTGCCACACAGGTGTCACGACGACGTCAGTCGGACGGTGTCGGATACTTTGGGTGCGGAGTTTGCCGAGTATGTGTCGTCGCCGCCCCCTGGCTACACGCAAAAGGTCGAGTTCGGCCTCAAGCTCGGCTACACGGAGCGCCAGGTGCAGGTCGCTCTGGCAAAAATCGGCGACAATCCTAGCCAGAACGAATTGCTCGCCGAACTTATAAAGCTTGGTGCAGCCAAGAGCGCCTCAG ACTTCTCTCCTACTTCGGACGTAGCCCCGTGTTTTGGGGTGGATTCATTTGCTGACTGTGAGAATGGTGATAGTGAAGAAGTCCTTGCGGTGAACCAGCTAAGGCACATAGTCATAGACGGGAGCAACGTAGCCATGAG CCATGGCAATAAAGAAGCATTCAGTTGTCGTGGCATCAAGCTGTGCGTCGAGTGGTTTCAAGCGAGGGGACACCAGAGAATCACAGTATTCGTGCCGCGCTGGCGCAAGGAGGCGTCGCGGCCCGAGCGACCCATCAAGGACCAGGAGATCCTCAACGAGCTGGAGCAGGAACGCATTGTTGTGTTCACGCCGTCCAGGCACGTCAACGGAAAGAGGGTCACCTGCTACGATGACAGGTACATCCTCAGACTGGCTCACGACACGGACGGCGTCGTCGTCTCGAACGACAACTACCGAGATCTGCTCAGCCAGAGCCCTGAGTTCCGCAAGGTTGTCGAAGAACGCATCCTGATGTACTCCTTTGTAAATGACAA gTTCATGCCTCCTGACGATCCATTAGGCCGGTCTGGCCCTACACTCGACAAGTTCCTCCGCGTTACCTCAGTAAAGGCTGACCCCCCGCGGCCGTGTCCTTACGGCAAGAAGTGCACCTACGGAAACAAGTGCAAGTACGCGCACCCAGAGCGAGGTCCGCTGCCGCTCAAATCCATTTCTGAACGACTGGCGGAAAACGCTCAGAGGCAGCTGCAGGCCCGTGCCAGTAGAGATGCCAGTccag GTGACCAGTCAAAAAGCAAATCTCTAAGTTTGCCGCCTGGAGAGCAGCCACGCAAGACGCCTCTGTCAAGGACGCGGTCGTCGGTGCCAAACTCGTGCAATAACGAGCGCCAGGGTGTCTCCAAGAGCAAGAGCGTGGAGAACGTAGCATACAACTTCCGCGTCCCTCCACCCCACTCGCAGTACATCCCTCCtccgcagcagcaacagcagcagcagcagatgtGGACCCAAGTCAGTCATGTGTCCCAGGACTGGCACATGATGGCGGCGCCGAGTGGCCACTTGCCTCTTGGCAAACAATTGTCCGACCCACCGGTCAACCCAGAACACGAACAGACTGAACCCGTCAACCTGCACCGCAAGCTGCAGCGCCAGCTCACCCTCAACCCTGCTTTCGACGCTCGCCTCTTGCATCTCCAGCACGG AAGCTATGGTGCCCCAGCAGAGCACAGACCCATCGGCCGATGCACTAGCAGCGCCACTGACTACCGCATGCCCCACTGGGGGGAGCCGACGCACCAGCTGGGCGGTCCAGAAGTGGCCCTGCACCAGAGCGTGACCCGGATCGCGTCAGCCCCTGAGCCGCTGCCACCGTGCTGGCCTCCGGCGCCGACGCAGCAGCGGCACGTGCCCCTGACACACATCAGCGCCAGCTCTGAGCCAAACCTGATGGTGCCGCCGCAGTGGACGCACATGGACGCCGAGGTGCGCAGCCGCATCAACTACCACCTGTCGTCACTGTTCCCTGCTGAGCAGGTGCAGGCTGCAATGAACATGCTGCCTGAAGAGACCAACCCGCAGAAGATCTGTGCCCTCATCCTAACAATGTTCCACAAGCcgtaa
- the LOC135939832 gene encoding endoribonuclease ZC3H12A-like isoform X2, which translates to MILNDKRYIDSSCTEAGGTEEDSSYDSDCESAPNAVPHRCHDDVSRTVSDTLGAEFAEYVSSPPPGYTQKVEFGLKLGYTERQVQVALAKIGDNPSQNELLAELIKLGAAKSASDFSPTSDVAPCFGVDSFADCENGDSEEVLAVNQLRHIVIDGSNVAMSHGNKEAFSCRGIKLCVEWFQARGHQRITVFVPRWRKEASRPERPIKDQEILNELEQERIVVFTPSRHVNGKRVTCYDDRYILRLAHDTDGVVVSNDNYRDLLSQSPEFRKVVEERILMYSFVNDKFMPPDDPLGRSGPTLDKFLRVTSVKADPPRPCPYGKKCTYGNKCKYAHPERGPLPLKSISERLAENAQRQLQARASRDASPGDQSKSKSLSLPPGEQPRKTPLSRTRSSVPNSCNNERQGVSKSKSVENVAYNFRVPPPHSQYIPPPQQQQQQQQMWTQVSHVSQDWHMMAAPSGHLPLGKQLSDPPVNPEHEQTEPVNLHRKLQRQLTLNPAFDARLLHLQHGSYGAPAEHRPIGRCTSSATDYRMPHWGEPTHQLGGPEVALHQSVTRIASAPEPLPPCWPPAPTQQRHVPLTHISASSEPNLMVPPQWTHMDAEVRSRINYHLSSLFPAEQVQAAMNMLPEETNPQKICALILTMFHKP; encoded by the exons ATGATCCTCAACGACAAG CGTTATATCGACTCATCATGCACAGAGGCTGGTGGCACTGAAGAAGACTCGAGCTACGACTCTGACTGCGAATCGGCGCCGAATGCGGTGCCACACAGGTGTCACGACGACGTCAGTCGGACGGTGTCGGATACTTTGGGTGCGGAGTTTGCCGAGTATGTGTCGTCGCCGCCCCCTGGCTACACGCAAAAGGTCGAGTTCGGCCTCAAGCTCGGCTACACGGAGCGCCAGGTGCAGGTCGCTCTGGCAAAAATCGGCGACAATCCTAGCCAGAACGAATTGCTCGCCGAACTTATAAAGCTTGGTGCAGCCAAGAGCGCCTCAG ACTTCTCTCCTACTTCGGACGTAGCCCCGTGTTTTGGGGTGGATTCATTTGCTGACTGTGAGAATGGTGATAGTGAAGAAGTCCTTGCGGTGAACCAGCTAAGGCACATAGTCATAGACGGGAGCAACGTAGCCATGAG CCATGGCAATAAAGAAGCATTCAGTTGTCGTGGCATCAAGCTGTGCGTCGAGTGGTTTCAAGCGAGGGGACACCAGAGAATCACAGTATTCGTGCCGCGCTGGCGCAAGGAGGCGTCGCGGCCCGAGCGACCCATCAAGGACCAGGAGATCCTCAACGAGCTGGAGCAGGAACGCATTGTTGTGTTCACGCCGTCCAGGCACGTCAACGGAAAGAGGGTCACCTGCTACGATGACAGGTACATCCTCAGACTGGCTCACGACACGGACGGCGTCGTCGTCTCGAACGACAACTACCGAGATCTGCTCAGCCAGAGCCCTGAGTTCCGCAAGGTTGTCGAAGAACGCATCCTGATGTACTCCTTTGTAAATGACAA gTTCATGCCTCCTGACGATCCATTAGGCCGGTCTGGCCCTACACTCGACAAGTTCCTCCGCGTTACCTCAGTAAAGGCTGACCCCCCGCGGCCGTGTCCTTACGGCAAGAAGTGCACCTACGGAAACAAGTGCAAGTACGCGCACCCAGAGCGAGGTCCGCTGCCGCTCAAATCCATTTCTGAACGACTGGCGGAAAACGCTCAGAGGCAGCTGCAGGCCCGTGCCAGTAGAGATGCCAGTccag GTGACCAGTCAAAAAGCAAATCTCTAAGTTTGCCGCCTGGAGAGCAGCCACGCAAGACGCCTCTGTCAAGGACGCGGTCGTCGGTGCCAAACTCGTGCAATAACGAGCGCCAGGGTGTCTCCAAGAGCAAGAGCGTGGAGAACGTAGCATACAACTTCCGCGTCCCTCCACCCCACTCGCAGTACATCCCTCCtccgcagcagcaacagcagcagcagcagatgtGGACCCAAGTCAGTCATGTGTCCCAGGACTGGCACATGATGGCGGCGCCGAGTGGCCACTTGCCTCTTGGCAAACAATTGTCCGACCCACCGGTCAACCCAGAACACGAACAGACTGAACCCGTCAACCTGCACCGCAAGCTGCAGCGCCAGCTCACCCTCAACCCTGCTTTCGACGCTCGCCTCTTGCATCTCCAGCACGG AAGCTATGGTGCCCCAGCAGAGCACAGACCCATCGGCCGATGCACTAGCAGCGCCACTGACTACCGCATGCCCCACTGGGGGGAGCCGACGCACCAGCTGGGCGGTCCAGAAGTGGCCCTGCACCAGAGCGTGACCCGGATCGCGTCAGCCCCTGAGCCGCTGCCACCGTGCTGGCCTCCGGCGCCGACGCAGCAGCGGCACGTGCCCCTGACACACATCAGCGCCAGCTCTGAGCCAAACCTGATGGTGCCGCCGCAGTGGACGCACATGGACGCCGAGGTGCGCAGCCGCATCAACTACCACCTGTCGTCACTGTTCCCTGCTGAGCAGGTGCAGGCTGCAATGAACATGCTGCCTGAAGAGACCAACCCGCAGAAGATCTGTGCCCTCATCCTAACAATGTTCCACAAGCcgtaa
- the Sfxn1-3 gene encoding sideroflexin-3 — protein MSTIKVNLDEPRWDQSSYSGRAKHFFSTTNPLNLLCSSADLDEAKELVTKYKQGIEIPGLTEEKIWRAKQLYDSAFHPDTGEKMMLIGRMSAQVPMNMTITGCMMTFYKTTPAVVFWQWINQSFNAVVNYTNRSGDSPITVKQLGTSYVLATGGALVTALGLNSLVKTAPPLIGRFVPFAAVAAANCVNIPMMRMKEIQEGVPVVDANGNKLGESKTAAKTGIVAVVLSRIGMASPGMVIPPLVMNTLERKKVLARIPWANAPLQVLLCGFCLTFATPMCCALFPQKASIAVADLEPELKAKIEAMPDAPTVVYYNKGL, from the exons ATGTCGACGATTAAGGTGAATCTGGACGAGCCGCGATGGGACCAGAGCTCTTATTCCGGCCGCGCCAAGCACTTCTTTTCAACCACCAATCCCTTAAACCTGCTCTGCTCGTCTGCTGATCTTGACGAGGCCAAGGAACTCGTCACCAAGTACAA ACAGGGGATCGAAATTCCTGGACTGACTGAAGAGAAGATCTGGCGCGCGAAGCAATTGTACGACTCGGCATTCCACCCAGACACAGGGGAAAAGATGATGCTGATCGGTCGGATGTCAGCCCAAGTGCCGATGAACATGACAATTACAGGCTGCATGATGACTTTTTACAA GACCACACCAGCGGTGGTCTTCTGGCAGTGGATTAACCAGAGCTTCAATGCTGTTGTCAATTACACAAACCGTAGCGGTGACTCGCCTATCACTGTAAA gcaaCTTGGGACCTCTTATGTTTTGGCCACAGGAGGTGCGCTTGTGACCGCTCTGGGACTGAACAGTCTGGTCAAAACTGCCCCTCCGTTGATCGGTCGTTTTGTGCCGTTCGCTGCTGTTGCCGCAGCCAACTGTGTCAATATCCCAATGATGAGAATGAA GGAAATTCAAGAAGGTGTCCCTGTTGTTGACGCTAATGGCAATAAACTTGGCGAATCGAAAACGGCAGCAAAAACTGGAATTGTCGCTGTTGTACTTAGCAGAATCGGAATGGCATCCCCTGGAATGG tGATACCGCCATTGGTGATGAATACTTTGGAGCGGAAGAAGGTTTTAGCAAGAATTCCCTGGGCGAACGCTCCTCTGCAGGTGCTCCTGTGCGGCTTCTGCTTGACCTTTGCCACGCCTATGTGCTGCGCTCTTTTCCCCCAAAAGGCATCAATCGCTGTCGCTGACCTCGAGCCAGAACTTAAG GCTAAAATCGAAGCAATGCCGGACGCACCAACTGTTGTCTACTACAACAAGGGTCTGTAA
- the Dbp73D gene encoding probable ATP-dependent RNA helicase Dbp73D isoform X2, protein MKLFVVERYGANDAGIKDDSVQKQRLDNLLKKAQKRKETAENAIISEQQQEQEEIVKKKKKRKSQVSESVEAEKPAEQEEQQKDDEDGLEQRKKAAEASQEPEGFTVIGRDQFKKIKEVKGVAPKWLLHPTVISVDMKNLDANVDDVLDLAPVLKQTLKTENVQKMFPVQRDIIPWILREFKFSLTGYWPRDLCVSAPTGSGKTLAFVLPLVQILLGRPLLEVKALVVLPVQDLAKQVFSVFQTYSKGTNVKVALAVGQGQIENEQRQLVRKDACGNFHPLAHIVVTTPGRLVHHLRVTEGLDLSKLRFLVVDEADRVMDSAQSDWLFHLEKHIAKSGSKRVLGQVPPLTIHTLETQAPPPQKLLFSATLSQDPEKLAKLALFQPKLFTSVVKSKNPSDAENDEDENVGHFSMPAEIRERYVLCEEEGAKPLLLHCLLTKRAVKSQQKKGHGFKSLCFADSRMAAHRLCLLLQKLSESSETKLRVAEITAELRLMERNCILNRFTNGELDVIVSSDALARGIDIPSVDCVVSYDMPQQAKLHVHRVGRTGRAGRKGEAITVLSPQQLPSFQHMLRGVAKGNELKELKSPQDEMEALEETYKKALAEVRKCIKEEAKHKLVVKKKRTGVFKRNKTARRKSAKKLLKAKRK, encoded by the exons atgaAGCTTTTTGTCGTTGAAAG GTATGGCGCAAATGATGCAGGAATCAAAGATGATTCCGTGCAGAAGCAGCGACTGGACAATCTCCTGAAGAAGGCACAGAAGCGCAAAGAAACTGCCGAAAATGCTATAATTTCGGAGCAGCAACAGGAACAGGAGGAAATAgtcaagaagaagaagaagagaaagAGTCAAGTTTCGGAGAGTGTGGAAGCTGAAAAGCCAGCTGAGCAAGAAGAGCAGCAAAAGGATGACGAAGATGGTTTGGAACAGCGAAAAAAAGCTGCTGAAGCCAGCCAGGAGCCAGAGGGTTTCACTGTCATTGGACGAGaccaattcaaaaaaattaaagag GTTAAAGGTGTCGCACCAAAGTGGCTCTTACATCCCACTGTGATTTCTGTAgatatgaaaaatttggaCGCCAATGTTGATGATGTTCTGGACTTGGCTCCAGTGTTGAAGCAAACGCTCAAAACAGAAAACGTACAGAAAATGTTTCCAG TCCAGAGGGATATCATTCCTTGGATACTGAGAGAgtttaaattcagtttaacTGGATACTGGCCTAGAGACCTCTGCGTATCTGCACCCACGGGGAGTGGAAAAACCTTGGCTTTTGTTTTACCCCTGGTCCAG ATTTTGCTTGGGAGACCTTTGCTGGAAGTGAAAGCGCTGGTGGTGTTACCTGTGCAGGACCTGGCAAAGCAGGTTTTCTCAGTTTTTCAAACATACTCGAAAGGGACAAATGTGAAAGTTGCTCTGGCGGTTGGACAAGGGCAGATTGAAAATGAACAGAGGCAACTTGTTCGAAAAg ACGCGTGTGGCAATTTCCACCCTCTAGCTCACATTGTGGTGACCACCCCAGGTCGGCTGGTACATCACCTTAGAGTAACAGAAGGTCTGGACTTGAGCAAATTGAGGTTTTTGGTAGTTGATGAGGCAGACCGAGTGATGGACAGTGCCCAGAGCGACTGGCTCTTCCATCTGGAGAAGCACATTGCTAAAAGTGGATCAA AACGAGTTTTAGGGCAAGTGCCCCCATTGACCATCCACACCCTAGAAACGCAAGCACCTCCGCCCCAAAAATTGCTGTTCTCTGCCACACTCTCACAAGACCCTGAGAAGCTGGCGAAACTGGCGCTTTTCCAGCCGAAACTGTTTACAAGCGTTGTCAAGTCGAAAAACCCAAGTG ATGCCGAGAATGATGAGGATGAAAATGTTGGCCACTTTTCCATGCCGGCTGAAATCAGAGAGCGATACGTTCTTTGCGAAGAAGAGGGCGCCAAGCCTCTGCTTCTGCACTGTCTGCTGACCAAGCGAGCGGTGAAGTCCCAGCAGAAGAAAGGACACGGTTTCAAGAGCCTGTGCTTTGCTGACTCAAGAATGGCCGCCCACAGACTTTGTCTGCTGCTGCAGAAGCTGTCTGAGAGCTCAGAGACCAAGCTGAGAGTTGCTGAAATCACTGCCGAGCTCAGACTAATGGAAAGAAACTGCATCTTGAATAGATTCACCAACGGAGAGCTTGACGT AATCGTGAGTTCTGACGCCCTTGCTCGAGGAATCGATATTCCGTCGGTGGACTGCGTGGTGTCGTATGACATGCCTCAGCAGGCCAAGCTGCACGTACATCGCGTTGGTAGGACAGGCCGCGCGGGTCGGAAGGGTGAGGCGATCACGGTTCTGTCACCGCAGCAGCTACCATCCTTCCAGCACATGCTCAGAGGCGTCGCCAAGGGGAACGAACTGAAGGAGCTGAAAAGTCCCCAGGATGAGATGGAGGCGCTTGAGGAAACATACAAAAAGGCGCTGGCCGAAGTTCGCAAATGCATTaag GAGGAGGCCAAGCACAAACTGGTTGTCAAGAAAAAGAGGACTGGAgtgtttaaaagaaataaaacagcgAGGAGGAAAAGCGCTAAAAAGCTGTTGAaagcaaagagaaaataa
- the Dbp73D gene encoding probable ATP-dependent RNA helicase Dbp73D isoform X1, producing the protein MKLFVVERYGANDAGIKDDSVQKQRLDNLLKKAQKRKETAENAIISEQQQEQEEIVKKKKKRKSQVSESVEAEKPAEQEEQQKDDEDGLEQRKKAAEASQEPEGFTVIGRDQFKKIKEVKGVAPKWLLHPTVISVDMKNLDANVDDVLDLAPVLKQTLKTENVQKMFPVQRDIIPWILREFKFSLTGYWPRDLCVSAPTGSGKTLAFVLPLVQILLGRPLLEVKALVVLPVQDLAKQVFSVFQTYSKGTNVKVALAVGQGQIENEQRQLVRKDACGNFHPLAHIVVTTPGRLVHHLRVTEGLDLSKLRFLVVDEADRVMDSAQSDWLFHLEKHIAKSGSKRVLGQVPPLTIHTLETQAPPPQKLLFSATLSQDPEKLAKLALFQPKLFTSVVKSKNPSADAENDEDENVGHFSMPAEIRERYVLCEEEGAKPLLLHCLLTKRAVKSQQKKGHGFKSLCFADSRMAAHRLCLLLQKLSESSETKLRVAEITAELRLMERNCILNRFTNGELDVIVSSDALARGIDIPSVDCVVSYDMPQQAKLHVHRVGRTGRAGRKGEAITVLSPQQLPSFQHMLRGVAKGNELKELKSPQDEMEALEETYKKALAEVRKCIKEEAKHKLVVKKKRTGVFKRNKTARRKSAKKLLKAKRK; encoded by the exons atgaAGCTTTTTGTCGTTGAAAG GTATGGCGCAAATGATGCAGGAATCAAAGATGATTCCGTGCAGAAGCAGCGACTGGACAATCTCCTGAAGAAGGCACAGAAGCGCAAAGAAACTGCCGAAAATGCTATAATTTCGGAGCAGCAACAGGAACAGGAGGAAATAgtcaagaagaagaagaagagaaagAGTCAAGTTTCGGAGAGTGTGGAAGCTGAAAAGCCAGCTGAGCAAGAAGAGCAGCAAAAGGATGACGAAGATGGTTTGGAACAGCGAAAAAAAGCTGCTGAAGCCAGCCAGGAGCCAGAGGGTTTCACTGTCATTGGACGAGaccaattcaaaaaaattaaagag GTTAAAGGTGTCGCACCAAAGTGGCTCTTACATCCCACTGTGATTTCTGTAgatatgaaaaatttggaCGCCAATGTTGATGATGTTCTGGACTTGGCTCCAGTGTTGAAGCAAACGCTCAAAACAGAAAACGTACAGAAAATGTTTCCAG TCCAGAGGGATATCATTCCTTGGATACTGAGAGAgtttaaattcagtttaacTGGATACTGGCCTAGAGACCTCTGCGTATCTGCACCCACGGGGAGTGGAAAAACCTTGGCTTTTGTTTTACCCCTGGTCCAG ATTTTGCTTGGGAGACCTTTGCTGGAAGTGAAAGCGCTGGTGGTGTTACCTGTGCAGGACCTGGCAAAGCAGGTTTTCTCAGTTTTTCAAACATACTCGAAAGGGACAAATGTGAAAGTTGCTCTGGCGGTTGGACAAGGGCAGATTGAAAATGAACAGAGGCAACTTGTTCGAAAAg ACGCGTGTGGCAATTTCCACCCTCTAGCTCACATTGTGGTGACCACCCCAGGTCGGCTGGTACATCACCTTAGAGTAACAGAAGGTCTGGACTTGAGCAAATTGAGGTTTTTGGTAGTTGATGAGGCAGACCGAGTGATGGACAGTGCCCAGAGCGACTGGCTCTTCCATCTGGAGAAGCACATTGCTAAAAGTGGATCAA AACGAGTTTTAGGGCAAGTGCCCCCATTGACCATCCACACCCTAGAAACGCAAGCACCTCCGCCCCAAAAATTGCTGTTCTCTGCCACACTCTCACAAGACCCTGAGAAGCTGGCGAAACTGGCGCTTTTCCAGCCGAAACTGTTTACAAGCGTTGTCAAGTCGAAAAACCCAAGTG CAGATGCCGAGAATGATGAGGATGAAAATGTTGGCCACTTTTCCATGCCGGCTGAAATCAGAGAGCGATACGTTCTTTGCGAAGAAGAGGGCGCCAAGCCTCTGCTTCTGCACTGTCTGCTGACCAAGCGAGCGGTGAAGTCCCAGCAGAAGAAAGGACACGGTTTCAAGAGCCTGTGCTTTGCTGACTCAAGAATGGCCGCCCACAGACTTTGTCTGCTGCTGCAGAAGCTGTCTGAGAGCTCAGAGACCAAGCTGAGAGTTGCTGAAATCACTGCCGAGCTCAGACTAATGGAAAGAAACTGCATCTTGAATAGATTCACCAACGGAGAGCTTGACGT AATCGTGAGTTCTGACGCCCTTGCTCGAGGAATCGATATTCCGTCGGTGGACTGCGTGGTGTCGTATGACATGCCTCAGCAGGCCAAGCTGCACGTACATCGCGTTGGTAGGACAGGCCGCGCGGGTCGGAAGGGTGAGGCGATCACGGTTCTGTCACCGCAGCAGCTACCATCCTTCCAGCACATGCTCAGAGGCGTCGCCAAGGGGAACGAACTGAAGGAGCTGAAAAGTCCCCAGGATGAGATGGAGGCGCTTGAGGAAACATACAAAAAGGCGCTGGCCGAAGTTCGCAAATGCATTaag GAGGAGGCCAAGCACAAACTGGTTGTCAAGAAAAAGAGGACTGGAgtgtttaaaagaaataaaacagcgAGGAGGAAAAGCGCTAAAAAGCTGTTGAaagcaaagagaaaataa